The following are encoded in a window of Dioscorea cayenensis subsp. rotundata cultivar TDr96_F1 chromosome 16, TDr96_F1_v2_PseudoChromosome.rev07_lg8_w22 25.fasta, whole genome shotgun sequence genomic DNA:
- the LOC120279651 gene encoding beta-ureidopropionase has product MEAAGERSSENGEVAEKKAGPSIKEGSIHGFESLHSLLEASLSPQLFQEASRMLLGLNCGCPLELIALPEFSTSLSEKHDFDLQAFCFRADKEALREPRVVRAGVIQNSIALPTDAPFSEQKTAIMQKVKPMIDAAGASGVNVLCLQEAWMMPFAFCTREKRWCEFAEPIDGESTQFLQDLARKYNMVIISPILERDLNHGETIWNTAIVIGNHGNIIGKHRKNHIPRVGDFNESTYYMEGNTGHPVFETAYGKIAVNICYGRHHPLNWMAFGLNGAEIVFNPSATVGELSEPMWPIEARNAAIANSYFVGSINRVGTEVFPNPFTSGNGKPQHSDFGHFYGSSHFSAPDASCTPSLSRYRDGLMIADMDLNLCRQLKDKWGFRMTARYELYSELLARYLKPDFMPQVIVDPLMQKRP; this is encoded by the exons ATGGAAGCCGCCGGCGAACGGTCGTCGGAGAACGGAGAAGTCGCGGAGAAGAAGGCAGGACCTTCCATCAAGGAAGGCTCCATCCATGGCTTCGAATCCCTCCATAGCCTCCTCGAGGCATCTCTCTCTCCCCAGCTCTTCCAG GAAGCAAGTCGCATGCTACTGGGTTTGAATTGTGGTTGCCCTCTGGAGCTCATTGCTTTGCCGGAGTTTTCCACTTCTCTATCTGAAAAGCATGATTTTGATCTCCAG GCTTTCTGCTTTCGTGCTGACAAAGAAGCATTGCGGGAACCTCGGGTTGTTCGGGCTGGCGTTATTCAGAATTCAATTGCTCTTCCCACTGACGCACCATTTTCAGAACAAAAAACAGCCATCATGCAGAAAGTGAAACCCATGATTGATGCAGCCGGTGCTTCTGGTGTTAATGTGTTGTGCTTACAA GAGGCTTGGATGATGCCATTTGCGTTTTGCACCCGAGAGAAGAGATGGTGTGAATTTGCAGAGCCTATTGATGGCGAGTCGACACAATTTCTTCAGGACCTTGCTAGGAAGTATAATATGGTCATAATTAGTCCAATCCTTGAAAGGGATCTTAACCATGGAGAAACTATTTGGAATACTGCTATTGTGATTGGAAACCATGGCAACATAATCGGGAAGCATCGGAAG AATCACATTCCTAGGGTTGGGGATTTCAATGAGAGCACATATTATATGGAGGGAAACACCGGGCATCCCGTCTTTGAGACTGCTTATGGGAAAATTGCAGTGAACATCTGCTATGGAAGGCACCATCCTTTGAATTGGATGGCATTCGGTTTAAATGGAGCCGAGATTGTCTTCAATCCGTCAGCTACCGTCGGAGAGCTAAGTGAGCCAATGTGGCCCATCGAG GCTCGAAATGCTGCCATAGCAAATAGTTACTTTGTCGGGTCTATTAATCGTGTTGGGACTGAGGTCTTTCCAAATCCATTCACTTCTGGCAATGGCAAACCACAGCATTCAGATTTCGGACACTTTTATGGTTCCAGCCATTTTTCGGCTCCAGATGCGTCATGTACTCCATCCCTCTCACGTTATAGAGACGGCTTGATGATCGCGGACATGGACTTAAATCTCTGTAGGCAGTTAAAGGACAAGTGGGGCTTTCGTATGACTGCTCGTTATGAGTTATACTCAGAGCTGCTTGCTCGATACCTGAAACCCGATTTTATGCCCCAGGTTATTGTCGACCCATTGATGCAGAAGAGACCATAA
- the LOC120279562 gene encoding probable trehalose-phosphate phosphatase F — MDLKNHSSPVLTDSVPVNKSRLGLSSLLLPCSPPASAYSSAMYLAIPRRKAIPGKLDDTHDNAWLDAMISSSPPPKKLNKDISSEIPQDEIDPAYCIWMLKFPSALTSFDQITSNAKGKQLALFLDYDGTLSPIVDNPELAFMSPVMRAAVRDVARYFPTAIISGRSRDKVYEFVGLTELFYAGSHGMDIMGPVRDSSFVNNHQNCIRSTDKQGKEVNLFQPASEFLPMIEEVFRSLVEITKGINGATVENNKFCVSVHYRLVDKKSWPVVARHVENILKNYPRLKLTNGRKVFEVRPVIDWNKGKAVEFLLESLALGNSDDVLPIYVGDDRTDEDAFKVLKESKGGIGILVSSKPKDTNALYSLRDPSEVMVFLKSLVKWRRN, encoded by the exons ATGGATTTGAAAAATCATAGTTCCCCTGTTCTTACTGATTCGGTTCCTGTAAACAAATCAAGATTGGGCCTGTCATCTCTTCTGCTGCCATGCTCGCCACCGGCATCAGCATATTCCTCTGCTATGTACTTAGCAATTCCTAGAAGAAAAGCTATTCCTGGTAAACTTGATGATACTCATGACAATGCTTGGCTGGATGCCATGATATCTTCCTCCCCACCTCCCAAGAAACTGAACAAGGATATTAGCTCTGAGATTCCACAAGATGAAATTGATCCTGCATATTGCATTTGGATG CTCAAATTTCCATCAGCTTTGACTTCGTTTGATCAAATCACATCAAACGCAAAAGGAAAGCAGTTAGCTTTGTTCTTGGATTATGATGGGACACTATCCCCTATTGTGGACAATCCTGAGCTTGCCTTTATGTCGCCagtg ATGCGTGCAGCTGTGCGGGACGTTGCTAGATATTTCCCAACTGCCATTATCAGTGGGAGGTCACGTGACAAG GTCTATGAGTTTGTTGGCCTGACGGAGCTGTTTTATGCCGGTAGCCATGGAATGGATATAATGGGCCCAGTCAGGGACTCTTCGTTTGTTAATAACCATCAAAACTGTATTAGGTCCACTGACAAGCAG GGTAAGGAGGTCAACCTATTCCAGCCTGCGAGTGAGTTCTTACCTATGATAGAAGAG GTCTTTAGATCCCTTGTGGAGATTACTAAAGGAATTAATGGTGCAACAGTGGAGAATAACAAATTTTGTGTTTCTGTACATTATCGTCTTGTAGATAAGAAG AGTTGGCCTGTGGTTGCTCGTCATGTTGAGAATATTTTGAAGAATTACCCTCGTTTGAAGTTGACAAATGGACGGAAG GTTTTTGAGGTCCGTCCTGTGATAGACTGGAACAAGGGTAAAGCTGTCGAGTTTCTTCTTGAGTCATTGGCACTGGGCAACTCTGATGATGTGCTTCCCATATACGTCGGAGATGACCGTACCGATGAGGATGCTTTTAAG GTCTTAAAGGAAAGCAAGGGAGGCATTGGCATTTTAGTGTCCTCAAAACCTAAGGATACAAATGCTTTGTATTCTCTCCGAGACCCCTCCGAG GTTATGGTTTTCCTCAAGTCGTTGGTGAAGTGGAGAAGAAATTAG